The DNA region CTGGATCACCAGCCTCTGGGCAACCCTTTGGCTGGGCCAATTGATTTGGGTGATTCTTCAACGCCCCAAGCCGGAGGAATAAAGCCAGCATGGATGCAATCCTTTCAGCGATCCTCCTGGGCTGATGTCCCTCTCCGCCAGCGACCTACAGGACCTTCAGAGTGCTTTGGCTGACCGCCTTTACGTTCAGATCAGCGGCTGGCATCTGTACCTCGGCGATGCTGACCTGGCTTCAGCCTTGGCGATCGAATGCAGTGCCCGCATCAATCAAGGCGCTGATGTGGCAGCTCGACAGGCCCTCGACGCCGTCAAGGTGCCGCTTGCAGGAGGCGCCAGTCAGCTCCCCCTCTCCAAGCTGATTCCCCCAGCCCAGCTGAGGGATCTTGAAGAGATCCTCGAGCAGTACTGCGGATAAAGTTGCAATCCATCCGCCGGGGTTGGTGTGCTGATCATTGAAGTCACCAACTCGAGAGATGTGGTGCGCCAACGCATCGGCCGACTGGGTGAACGGCTAATCGGACGGGTTGTGGATGCAGAGGCTCAAGTTGAAAAAGCCCTGATTCAGGAACTGGAAACCGCTTTTAAAGAGTTCGGCATCGAGGCCCGGATTGTGTCTGTTCAAGGCCCGCAACTCGTCGGTCGCGAGCAGCTTGAACTGCCCATCCAGGTTCGTGAAGAGCGCGATGTTCGTCTCAGCGAGCCCTGAATCGACCCAAAACCAACTGCGTGATCTCACGCACCTCAGGCACCTGGAGTTGTGCACCGATCAA from Synechococcus sp. MU1643 includes:
- a CDS encoding DUF3181 family protein, coding for MSLSASDLQDLQSALADRLYVQISGWHLYLGDADLASALAIECSARINQGADVAARQALDAVKVPLAGGASQLPLSKLIPPAQLRDLEEILEQYCG
- a CDS encoding cytochrome-c oxidase; protein product: MLIIEVTNSRDVVRQRIGRLGERLIGRVVDAEAQVEKALIQELETAFKEFGIEARIVSVQGPQLVGREQLELPIQVREERDVRLSEP